In Gorilla gorilla gorilla isolate KB3781 chromosome 12, NHGRI_mGorGor1-v2.1_pri, whole genome shotgun sequence, the following are encoded in one genomic region:
- the CREG2 gene encoding protein CREG2 isoform X2 yields the protein MRGVCVEPGLLRAWTSELRARLQGFAGTRAGDRARGSCRGGKGARAPCFRRRGALPGSPALALLAAPAAGRAACKMSVRRGRRPARPGTRLSWLLCCSALLSPAAGYVIVSSVSWAVTNEVDEELDSASTEEAMPALLEDSGSIWQQSFPASAHKEDAHLRPRAGAARARPPPAPPGMFSYRREGGQAAGAPPGPRMRAATARSLAHASVWGCLATVSAHEKIQGLPFGNCLPISDGPFNNSTGIPFFYMTAKDPVVADLMKNPMASLMLPESEGEFCRDMCNKEPAFFNSLFQKLSERKHF from the exons ATGCGCGGCGTGTGCGTGGAACCTGGTCTTCTGCGAGCCTGGACTTCTGAGCTTCGCGCGCGGCTGCAGGGATTCGCCGGGACTCGCGCGGGGGACCGCGCCCGGGGATCCTGCAGGGGTGGGAAGGGGGCTCGGGCTCCTTGCTTCCGCCGCAGGGGGGCGCTGCCGGGCTCCCCCGCACTAGCGCTGCTGGCGGCCCCGGCGGCCGGGCGTGCTGCCTGCAAGATGTCCGTGCGCCGCGGCCGGCGGCCGGCGCGGCCGGGGACCCGCCTCTCCTGGCTGCTGTGCTGCAGCGCCCTGCTGTCCCCGGCCGCGGGCTACGTGATCGTGAGCTCCGTGTCTTGGGCCGTCACCAACGAGGTGGACGAGGAGCTGGACAGCGCCTCCACTGAGGAGGCTATGCCCGCGCTGCTGGAGGATTCGGGCAGCATCTGGCAGCAAAGCTTCCCCGCCTCTGCCCACAAGGAGGACGCGCACCTGCGGCCCCGGGCGGGCGCCGCCCGGGCCAGGCCGCCCCCCGCGCCACCCGGGATGTTCTCCTACCGGCGCGAGGGCGGCCAGGCGGCCGGTGCTCCCCCGGGCCCTAGAATGCGCGCCGCCACTGCCCGCTCCCTGGCCCATGCCAGCGTCTGGGGCTGCCTGGCCACCGTGTCCGCCCACGAGAAG ATCCAAGGACTGCCATTTGGGAACTGCCTGCCCATCAGTGATGGCCCCTTCAACAATAGCACTGGGATTCCTTTCTTCTACATGACAGCCAAGGACCCCGTGGTGGCTGATCTGATGAAGAACCCCATGGCCTCGCTGATGCTGCCAGAATCAGAAGGGGAGTTCTGCAG AGATATGTGCAATAAGGAGCCAGCattttttaattcactttttCAAAAGCTCTCTGAAAGAAAACACTTCTAA
- the CREG2 gene encoding protein CREG2 isoform X3 encodes MRGVCVEPGLLRAWTSELRARLQGFAGTRAGDRARGSCRGGKGARAPCFRRRGALPGSPALALLAAPAAGRAACKMSVRRGRRPARPGTRLSWLLCCSALLSPAAGYVIVSSVSWAVTNEVDEELDSASTEEAMPALLEDSGSIWQQSFPASAHKEDAHLRPRAGAARARPPPAPPGMFSYRREGGQAAGAPPGPRMRAATARSLAHASVWGCLATVSAHEKIQGLPFGNCLPISDGPFNNSTGIPFFYMTAKDPVVADLMKNPMASLMLPESEGEFCSSYRG; translated from the exons ATGCGCGGCGTGTGCGTGGAACCTGGTCTTCTGCGAGCCTGGACTTCTGAGCTTCGCGCGCGGCTGCAGGGATTCGCCGGGACTCGCGCGGGGGACCGCGCCCGGGGATCCTGCAGGGGTGGGAAGGGGGCTCGGGCTCCTTGCTTCCGCCGCAGGGGGGCGCTGCCGGGCTCCCCCGCACTAGCGCTGCTGGCGGCCCCGGCGGCCGGGCGTGCTGCCTGCAAGATGTCCGTGCGCCGCGGCCGGCGGCCGGCGCGGCCGGGGACCCGCCTCTCCTGGCTGCTGTGCTGCAGCGCCCTGCTGTCCCCGGCCGCGGGCTACGTGATCGTGAGCTCCGTGTCTTGGGCCGTCACCAACGAGGTGGACGAGGAGCTGGACAGCGCCTCCACTGAGGAGGCTATGCCCGCGCTGCTGGAGGATTCGGGCAGCATCTGGCAGCAAAGCTTCCCCGCCTCTGCCCACAAGGAGGACGCGCACCTGCGGCCCCGGGCGGGCGCCGCCCGGGCCAGGCCGCCCCCCGCGCCACCCGGGATGTTCTCCTACCGGCGCGAGGGCGGCCAGGCGGCCGGTGCTCCCCCGGGCCCTAGAATGCGCGCCGCCACTGCCCGCTCCCTGGCCCATGCCAGCGTCTGGGGCTGCCTGGCCACCGTGTCCGCCCACGAGAAG ATCCAAGGACTGCCATTTGGGAACTGCCTGCCCATCAGTGATGGCCCCTTCAACAATAGCACTGGGATTCCTTTCTTCTACATGACAGCCAAGGACCCCGTGGTGGCTGATCTGATGAAGAACCCCATGGCCTCGCTGATGCTGCCAGAATCAGAAGGGGAGTTCTGCAG TTCTTACAGAGGCTAA